The following is a genomic window from Candidatus Omnitrophota bacterium.
GCAACCGGTTGTCATCAAAGAACTGGGACAGATGGGCTTGCCGTTCCCTCCCGGGCTCATATTGGCGGTAATCGACGTTGAGAGCAATGGTGTTCCCGGTCTCGTGAACGCATCAAGCGGCGCATCCGGGCTCATGCAGGTGATGCCGTCGGCGCTCGACTGGTACAACAAAAGCCATGAGCTCAAGTTCTCGATGTCGGATATGCGCTCGAAAGAAGGAGGGCCGGCTCAAATCAGAGTAGGCACATGGTTGATCGGGCAATTTTGGCGCATCGCATACGCCTATTTGTCGAAGCGTCTGCCGGCGGTACCGATAGATCAGCTCGCGAAAATTGCCGATCTCATGTATGCGGCGGGCCCGGGATGCATCCGAAAATTGATGGACAAGCTTCCCACCGCGTCTTTCGAGGCCTTCGAAACCGCCTATCCCAAAAGCAATGCCTTACCGCATCCTCGCCGCGTTTATGACCGGGTTGACCTAACGACTTTTTCCAGCCCTATGATCATGTCATGGATAAACACCTCGGTTCAGTCCTCGGCGCCCGTCGAAGAAAAAAAAAACTGGTT
Proteins encoded in this region:
- a CDS encoding transglycosylase SLT domain-containing protein, whose product is MKAVHENTARWQPVVIKELGQMGLPFPPGLILAVIDVESNGVPGLVNASSGASGLMQVMPSALDWYNKSHELKFSMSDMRSKEGGPAQIRVGTWLIGQFWRIAYAYLSKRLPAVPIDQLAKIADLMYAAGPGCIRKLMDKLPTASFEAFETAYPKSNALPHPRRVYDRVDLTTFSSPMIMSWINTSVQSSAPVEEKKNWLTSAILTAIIGWMVTSLLKRYWDE